In Methanocaldococcus lauensis, a single genomic region encodes these proteins:
- a CDS encoding MJ0307 family thioredoxin, with amino-acid sequence MSKVKIELFTSPMCPHCPAAKRVVEEVASEMPDAVEVEYINVMENPQKAMEYGIMAVPTIVINGEVEFVGAPTKEALVEAIKKRL; translated from the coding sequence ATGTCAAAAGTAAAAATTGAACTCTTTACATCACCTATGTGTCCTCATTGTCCAGCGGCTAAGAGAGTTGTTGAAGAAGTTGCAAGTGAAATGCCAGATGCTGTTGAAGTAGAATATATAAATGTTATGGAAAATCCACAAAAGGCTATGGAATATGGGATAATGGCTGTTCCTACAATTGTAATTAATGGAGAAGTTGAATTTGTGGGGGCTCCAACAAAAGAGGCATTAGTTGAAGCAATTAAGAAAAGATTATAA
- a CDS encoding chloride channel protein, producing the protein MIMNIVSKKINRLIKMLKWISIASLIGIVGGLSSIILSIIIEHFPEKNNILLIPIVFFICGLFVDYIYELKGSGIDRVLKALNNNIPLTWIKGLLKVLLAGIVIAVGGSAGKEGPCVQSSASFADELYRLLKLRNRELVIITGIAGGLSGAFAAPLGTAILACEIIEHENFSYINILPPIIASVVGYIIYYLSTGKRHLFNVYFIYTLHPMDFIWFIIGAFFCSFIAYLYIKTYRKISSTFDTIKLPYCIKTLIGGIIVAVIGYFIPEIFGLGLDLIKDLFFIKYSLILLVLILIGKIFATSFTVGSGVPGGLIFPSMCIGAISGAIFGSIIGANPVPYIVLGIATSLSASTNAPLGGAVLCTEIFGFDFAVPSSIGAVIGYQTTKFDTIFKYIRF; encoded by the coding sequence ATGATTATGAATATTGTTAGTAAAAAAATAAATAGATTAATAAAAATGTTAAAATGGATAAGTATTGCCTCACTAATTGGAATTGTTGGAGGATTAAGTTCTATTATTTTATCAATTATTATAGAACACTTCCCAGAAAAAAATAATATTTTATTAATTCCAATAGTATTTTTTATTTGTGGATTATTTGTAGATTACATTTATGAATTGAAAGGTTCTGGGATAGATAGAGTTTTAAAGGCGTTAAATAACAATATTCCATTAACTTGGATTAAAGGACTTTTAAAAGTTTTATTGGCTGGGATAGTTATAGCAGTTGGAGGTAGTGCTGGGAAAGAAGGACCTTGTGTTCAATCAAGTGCATCCTTTGCTGATGAGCTATATAGATTATTGAAGTTAAGAAATAGAGAGTTAGTTATAATTACCGGAATTGCAGGAGGATTAAGTGGGGCATTTGCCGCTCCTTTAGGAACTGCAATATTAGCATGTGAGATTATTGAGCACGAAAACTTTAGCTATATTAACATTTTACCCCCAATTATTGCAAGTGTCGTAGGTTATATTATTTATTATCTCAGCACTGGAAAAAGACATTTATTTAATGTTTATTTTATCTATACTTTACATCCAATGGACTTTATTTGGTTTATAATTGGGGCGTTTTTTTGTTCTTTTATTGCATATCTTTACATAAAAACATATAGAAAAATATCTTCAACCTTTGATACTATTAAACTACCCTACTGTATTAAAACATTGATTGGTGGAATTATAGTGGCAGTAATTGGCTACTTTATTCCAGAAATTTTTGGTTTAGGTTTAGATCTTATAAAAGATTTATTTTTTATAAAATATTCTTTGATATTATTGGTTTTAATACTTATTGGAAAGATATTTGCAACATCTTTCACAGTAGGTTCTGGAGTTCCTGGAGGTTTGATATTTCCATCTATGTGTATTGGAGCGATTTCTGGAGCAATATTTGGTAGTATTATTGGAGCTAATCCCGTCCCATATATAGTTTTAGGAATAGCTACATCATTATCTGCCTCAACTAATGCTCCTTTGGGAGGAGCTGTTTTATGTACAGAGATTTTTGGCTTTGATTTTGCAGTTCCATCATCGATAGGGGCAGTTATAGGGTATCAAACAACGAAGTTTGATACAATATTTAAATATATAAGATTTTAA
- a CDS encoding gamma carbonic anhydrase family protein, producing the protein MISKTAKIAKTAVIVGDVTIGEYSSVWYNAVIRGDLEKIIIGNYSNVQDCCVIHCSKGYPVRIGDYVSIGHGAVVHGCIIENNVLVGMNATILNGAKIGENCIIGANALVTQNKEIPPNSLVLGVPGRVVRTLTDEEIKSIKENALRYVELSKNLK; encoded by the coding sequence ATGATTTCAAAGACAGCAAAAATAGCAAAAACTGCTGTAATCGTTGGAGATGTAACCATTGGAGAGTATTCTTCAGTTTGGTACAACGCTGTAATTAGAGGAGATTTAGAAAAAATAATAATTGGTAATTATTCCAATGTTCAAGATTGTTGTGTAATTCATTGCTCTAAAGGATATCCAGTAAGAATTGGAGATTATGTTTCAATAGGGCATGGAGCAGTAGTTCATGGCTGTATTATAGAGAATAATGTCTTAGTTGGAATGAATGCTACAATATTAAATGGAGCGAAAATTGGAGAAAATTGTATAATTGGGGCCAATGCATTAGTTACTCAAAATAAGGAGATTCCACCAAACAGTTTAGTTTTAGGAGTCCCTGGTAGAGTGGTTAGAACCTTAACAGACGAGGAAATTAAAAGTATAAAGGAAAATGCTTTAAGGTATGTTGAACTATCTAAAAATCTTAAATAA
- the ribH gene encoding 6,7-dimethyl-8-ribityllumazine synthase, whose protein sequence is MVNLGFVIAEFNRDITYMMEKVAEEHAEFLGATVKYKIIVPGVFDMPLAVKKLLEKDDVDAVVTIGCVIEGETEHDEIVVHNAARKIADLALQYDKPVTLGISGPGMTRLQAQERVDYGKRAVEAAVKMVKRLKVLEK, encoded by the coding sequence GTGGTAAATTTAGGATTTGTTATTGCCGAATTTAATAGAGACATAACCTATATGATGGAAAAAGTTGCCGAAGAACACGCTGAATTTTTAGGGGCTACTGTAAAATATAAAATTATAGTTCCAGGAGTTTTTGATATGCCTTTAGCTGTAAAAAAATTGTTAGAAAAAGACGATGTCGATGCTGTTGTGACAATTGGATGCGTTATTGAAGGAGAAACAGAGCATGATGAAATTGTTGTCCATAACGCTGCAAGAAAAATAGCAGATTTAGCACTACAATATGATAAACCAGTAACTCTTGGAATTTCAGGGCCAGGAATGACAAGATTACAGGCACAGGAGAGAGTAGATTATGGTAAAAGGGCTGTAGAGGCGGCTGTTAAAATGGTTAAGAGATTAAAAGTCTTAGAAAAATAA
- the hisE gene encoding phosphoribosyl-ATP diphosphatase: MILEEVYEIIKKRIEEKPENSYVAKLTTDDEKKSAINKICEKIGEESTELILAAKDDKKDEIIYEAADLIFHTMVLLAYKNIEFKELLQEFERRRK, encoded by the coding sequence ATGATTTTAGAAGAAGTTTATGAAATTATTAAAAAAAGAATAGAGGAAAAGCCAGAAAATTCTTATGTGGCTAAATTAACAACTGATGATGAAAAAAAATCAGCCATAAATAAAATATGTGAAAAAATTGGAGAAGAATCTACGGAGTTAATTTTAGCCGCTAAAGATGACAAAAAAGATGAAATCATTTATGAGGCGGCAGATTTAATATTTCATACAATGGTTTTGTTAGCATACAAAAATATAGAGTTTAAAGAATTATTACAAGAATTTGAAAGAAGAAGAAAATAA
- a CDS encoding selenium metabolism-associated LysR family transcriptional regulator, giving the protein MDPKISYFQTFIVASKTKSFSKAAKRLGITQGTVSNHISALEKFFDAQLFLRTPEGVDLTPEGKILYERAERILDLLNESKMLMRAIHENPEGIIRIYASTTPGEHILPSIIKEYKNSYKNVDFEMTISDSERCFKALDEGLADIAAVGYLKNKNYEYTIIGKDRLVLIVPPNHPLAKKGVAKLEDILKEDYIDREVGSGTREAFIKALNEKGYSIMDLNVVMRVGSHSAVITAVSEGYGVSIVSEIPAKKAEDAGLVKIVPVEDLDIVRYLYLVKSRRPKNPSAVKSFWEFVTNI; this is encoded by the coding sequence ATGGATCCAAAAATAAGTTATTTTCAAACATTTATAGTGGCAAGTAAAACAAAAAGTTTTTCTAAGGCAGCTAAACGATTAGGAATTACGCAGGGTACTGTAAGTAATCATATATCAGCACTAGAGAAATTTTTTGATGCTCAACTATTTTTAAGAACACCAGAAGGTGTAGATTTAACTCCGGAAGGAAAAATTTTATATGAAAGAGCTGAGAGAATTTTAGATTTGTTAAATGAATCTAAAATGCTTATGAGAGCAATACATGAAAATCCCGAGGGGATTATTAGAATTTATGCTTCTACAACTCCTGGAGAACATATACTCCCTTCAATAATTAAAGAATACAAAAATTCATACAAAAATGTAGATTTTGAAATGACTATATCTGACTCTGAGAGATGTTTCAAAGCGTTAGATGAAGGATTGGCTGACATAGCAGCAGTAGGCTACTTAAAAAACAAAAATTATGAATATACGATTATTGGTAAAGATAGATTAGTTTTAATTGTTCCTCCTAATCATCCACTTGCTAAAAAAGGAGTTGCTAAATTAGAGGATATTTTAAAAGAGGATTACATAGATAGAGAAGTAGGTTCAGGTACAAGAGAGGCGTTTATAAAAGCATTAAATGAAAAAGGTTATTCAATAATGGATTTAAATGTAGTAATGAGAGTAGGTAGTCATTCAGCAGTAATTACAGCAGTATCTGAGGGATATGGAGTTAGTATAGTTTCTGAAATTCCAGCAAAAAAGGCAGAAGATGCTGGTTTAGTTAAAATAGTTCCTGTAGAAGATTTGGACATTGTAAGATACCTATATTTAGTTAAAAGTAGAAGACCTAAAAACCCAAGTGCAGTTAAGTCATTCTGGGAGTTTGTTACAAATATATAA
- a CDS encoding metallophosphoesterase, with the protein MKIVGITDLHGRFPPIIKEFKDFADVLIVSGDITHFGRNIEIIEKLSELSDHMDVFCIPGNCDTKEVIDELNNYGLNIDGKVKKVENINFVGLGGSNKTPFNTPNEYTEEELYCKLLNLVRNLKNVFLITHVPPYNTMADIIDLNNDIHVGSKSIRKIIEEFNDNIIFCACGHIHESRCIDKIGKTIIVNPSPKSYFIYDTKKNIVVLEDFSGY; encoded by the coding sequence GTGAAAATCGTGGGAATTACAGATTTACATGGTAGATTTCCCCCAATAATTAAAGAATTTAAGGATTTTGCAGATGTTTTAATAGTCTCTGGAGATATTACTCACTTTGGAAGAAATATTGAGATTATAGAAAAGTTGTCTGAGTTATCAGACCATATGGATGTTTTTTGCATTCCAGGGAATTGTGACACTAAAGAAGTTATAGATGAATTAAACAATTACGGACTAAACATAGATGGGAAAGTAAAAAAAGTTGAAAATATAAATTTTGTTGGTTTAGGTGGAAGTAATAAAACTCCTTTTAATACACCAAATGAATATACTGAGGAAGAACTATACTGTAAACTTTTAAATTTAGTAAGAAATCTAAAAAATGTATTTTTAATAACTCATGTCCCTCCTTATAACACTATGGCTGATATTATTGATTTAAATAATGATATTCATGTTGGAAGTAAATCTATAAGGAAAATAATTGAAGAGTTTAATGATAATATTATATTCTGTGCATGTGGTCATATACACGAGAGTAGGTGTATTGACAAAATAGGAAAAACAATTATTGTAAATCCTTCTCCCAAGAGTTATTTTATTTATGACACAAAAAAGAACATTGTAGTTTTAGAGGATTTTTCAGGATATTAA
- a CDS encoding DUF2117 family protein translates to MKIGVVVHGPEIVDSGYALKIINLLKKFGEVKAKLGGTMGRVAVIDNELEDIIDISEKLMPSQSLKKLSDSDILILMNYGKSKITGHTFGKIVVERANIDKPIIQIERPGEKDGTIIIWNDNGSKIVKDIANYLSKELNLRIERCISNGLEIWENEKRVYRKVHGVDVGESILVNGVVIGKANSNEVILVSENGKIVDIIGGELKKEGINKLKNIDLKKAVIKTGILRRHPTKPKIVNKDINEGYVIFVNHSGEDVLEMIKDKDVICAITIGDDTTTVCGDILSRFGIKILGITDGDRDEILKNPTILNGSVIFLIKNMRDDDAGRILKDNIDLNKKYSYGEILNTVESIFKNNNVKYEKYCHLKLFNFS, encoded by the coding sequence ATGAAAATAGGGGTTGTTGTTCATGGTCCAGAGATTGTTGATAGCGGCTACGCATTAAAAATTATAAATTTATTAAAGAAATTTGGAGAAGTTAAGGCTAAGTTAGGAGGAACAATGGGAAGAGTAGCAGTTATAGATAATGAATTGGAAGATATTATAGACATTTCTGAAAAATTAATGCCCTCTCAATCTTTAAAGAAGTTATCTGACAGTGATATTTTAATATTAATGAACTATGGAAAGTCAAAGATTACTGGACATACTTTTGGAAAGATTGTAGTTGAAAGAGCAAATATAGATAAACCAATTATTCAAATTGAAAGACCTGGAGAAAAAGATGGAACAATAATAATTTGGAACGATAATGGCTCAAAAATTGTAAAAGATATTGCTAACTATCTATCAAAAGAATTAAATTTGAGAATTGAAAGATGCATAAGTAACGGCTTAGAGATTTGGGAAAATGAGAAGAGAGTTTATAGAAAAGTTCATGGTGTAGATGTTGGAGAATCGATATTAGTTAATGGTGTCGTTATAGGAAAGGCAAATAGTAATGAAGTTATTTTAGTTTCTGAGAATGGAAAAATTGTTGATATTATTGGAGGAGAATTAAAAAAAGAAGGAATAAATAAATTAAAAAATATTGATTTAAAAAAGGCTGTAATAAAAACTGGAATTTTAAGGAGGCATCCTACAAAACCAAAAATTGTTAATAAAGATATAAATGAAGGATATGTTATTTTTGTTAATCACTCGGGAGAAGATGTCTTAGAGATGATTAAAGATAAGGATGTTATATGTGCTATAACAATAGGAGATGATACTACAACAGTATGTGGAGATATATTATCAAGATTTGGAATAAAAATTTTGGGAATTACAGATGGAGATAGAGATGAGATATTAAAAAATCCAACAATATTAAATGGCTCTGTAATATTTTTAATAAAAAATATGAGAGATGATGATGCTGGAAGAATTTTAAAGGATAATATAGATTTAAATAAAAAATATAGTTATGGAGAGATTTTAAACACTGTTGAAAGTATATTTAAAAATAATAATGTTAAGTATGAGAAATATTGCCATTTGAAGCTGTTTAATTTTTCATAG